A genome region from Ammoniphilus oxalaticus includes the following:
- a CDS encoding ABC transporter ATP-binding protein — MLQVNDLYVNYKRDNNKAYVIQNLSMKIRRGERLGLVGESGCGKTTLARALLRLLSPNAVISSGQILLDGEDLLALSKEQMRKKRGKEIAFIPQNAMNALNPVHRIRDQLIELLYEHTSMPKKKALETIRAAIHSVDIHERHLNDYPHQLSGGMKQRIIIAMTLMLQPTLIIADEPTTALDVIVQQNILHKLRTMQEALNSALLFISHDLALVSSFCHTIVVMYGGKIMETCRMEQFLARASHPYSIGLQYASPNFSMNGEALITIPGMPPKLTELSKGCQFHERCPFVSDKCVSVEPKLQQIAEGHKVACHYVSEAQRFRREAKEIATWERRR, encoded by the coding sequence ATGCTCCAGGTGAACGATCTTTATGTAAATTATAAAAGAGACAATAACAAAGCATATGTCATTCAAAACTTATCAATGAAAATTCGAAGAGGGGAGCGTCTTGGCCTTGTGGGTGAAAGTGGGTGTGGCAAGACAACACTTGCCCGCGCTTTATTAAGGCTACTAAGCCCCAATGCGGTTATTTCAAGTGGACAAATTTTGTTAGATGGCGAAGATTTGTTAGCGCTAAGTAAAGAACAGATGAGAAAAAAACGCGGGAAAGAGATTGCTTTTATTCCGCAAAATGCAATGAATGCGCTGAATCCAGTTCATCGCATACGGGATCAACTAATTGAACTGTTGTATGAACATACAAGCATGCCAAAGAAAAAGGCGCTTGAAACGATTCGAGCGGCGATTCATTCGGTTGACATTCATGAAAGGCATCTCAATGATTATCCTCACCAATTAAGCGGTGGCATGAAACAACGTATTATTATCGCGATGACGCTTATGTTGCAGCCGACGCTCATTATTGCGGATGAACCTACAACAGCCTTGGATGTGATTGTCCAGCAAAATATTCTACATAAATTAAGGACAATGCAAGAAGCATTGAACAGCGCTTTACTCTTTATATCTCACGATCTCGCGCTGGTTTCAAGCTTTTGTCATACGATTGTCGTCATGTATGGCGGGAAGATTATGGAGACATGTAGGATGGAACAGTTTCTCGCGAGAGCCTCACATCCTTATTCAATAGGGCTACAGTATGCCTCGCCAAACTTTTCAATGAATGGGGAGGCATTGATTACGATTCCGGGGATGCCTCCAAAATTGACCGAACTAAGCAAAGGTTGTCAGTTTCATGAAAGGTGTCCATTTGTATCGGATAAATGTGTAAGTGTTGAACCAAAATTACAGCAAATTGCCGAGGGACACAAAGTGGCTTGTCATTATGTGAGTGAAGCGCAACGATTTCGTAGGGAGGCTAAGGAAATAGCCACTTGGGAAAGACGGAGGTAG
- a CDS encoding ABC transporter permease: MITVRKASKNQLVRRILKDPFALIGLILLLLFLIVAIFANFLAPYDAYEIIRAENGEIKKLYTPSIEHPFGTTNIGRDLFSQVIFGTRTAISVGFIAALLVTFVGVMVGLISGYFGGITDIILMRIVDVFYAIPFIPFVIVLVALLKPSIWNVILAISLLSWRTVARIIRSQVLTIAKRPFIKAAIVSGAGHLRIMVRYILPSVLPIALLEMAFIVNSAIMTEASVSFLGLGDPNVISWGQILHTNFLTGHSQTAWWWVAPPGIAIVLLLLSIFFLTRSFEEVIHPRLKRRS, translated from the coding sequence ATGATAACAGTTCGGAAAGCGAGCAAAAACCAATTAGTAAGACGCATCTTAAAAGATCCATTTGCGCTTATTGGATTAATTCTGTTGCTTCTTTTTCTTATCGTAGCCATCTTTGCAAATTTTCTAGCGCCTTATGACGCCTATGAAATCATTCGCGCAGAAAATGGTGAAATCAAAAAACTATATACTCCTTCGATTGAACATCCATTTGGTACGACCAATATTGGTCGTGATTTATTCAGTCAGGTTATTTTTGGAACACGAACGGCAATTTCTGTCGGGTTTATTGCTGCTCTATTAGTGACATTTGTAGGAGTGATGGTGGGACTTATTTCGGGTTACTTCGGGGGAATAACAGATATCATTTTGATGAGAATTGTTGATGTATTTTATGCAATTCCTTTTATTCCATTTGTCATTGTATTAGTTGCTCTATTAAAGCCTTCGATTTGGAATGTTATTTTGGCTATTTCATTGCTGAGTTGGAGAACCGTAGCTCGTATCATTCGGTCCCAAGTGTTAACAATTGCAAAGCGACCTTTCATTAAAGCGGCAATCGTAAGTGGGGCAGGGCATCTTCGGATTATGGTTCGTTATATTTTACCAAGTGTGTTACCGATTGCGTTACTTGAAATGGCATTTATCGTTAATTCAGCTATTATGACAGAAGCAAGTGTGTCTTTTCTCGGACTTGGAGACCCTAATGTGATTAGTTGGGGGCAAATTTTACATACAAATTTTTTAACAGGTCATTCTCAAACAGCATGGTGGTGGGTTGCGCCACCTGGAATAGCGATTGTTTTATTATTGTTGTCTATCTTTTTTTTAACGCGCTCATTTGAAGAAGTGATTCATCCTAGGCTTAAAAGGAGGTCGTAA
- a CDS encoding ABC transporter permease, producing the protein MVSFIVKRFIQSLITLLVVATLIFFMFRLMPGDMTAALIDPSIAKEARDQVIKQYGLDQSIWSQYLIFLQDLLKFDFGQSFYYKRSTLAVLSDKFLATIILMFSSMVVAYGFGVFGGALIAWKRGSFLDLFWTTFALIFRSAPTFWVGLLAIYVFSVTLGWLPHSGIRSPGYDAKHSFDLFFSVDFLRHLLLPTIVTGLFYLATPLLLMRNTMIDVLGEDYIEMARAKGLRERRILFHHAMRNALLPVVTAGALFIGSALGGQVMIEYVFSWPGLGQEMILAAQRHDYPLAQTAFLLMAGLIMMMNVFADIIYAFLDPRITYK; encoded by the coding sequence ATGGTTTCCTTTATCGTTAAAAGGTTCATCCAATCCCTAATCACGCTTCTTGTCGTGGCGACATTGATTTTTTTTATGTTTCGTCTTATGCCTGGGGATATGACTGCTGCTTTGATTGACCCATCCATTGCGAAAGAAGCGCGCGACCAGGTGATTAAACAGTATGGTCTGGACCAGAGTATCTGGTCGCAATATCTCATTTTTTTACAAGATCTACTCAAATTTGATTTCGGACAATCTTTTTATTATAAACGCTCTACACTTGCTGTATTAAGCGATAAATTTCTCGCTACGATTATCCTCATGTTTTCCTCGATGGTTGTTGCTTATGGATTTGGGGTTTTTGGCGGGGCCTTGATTGCTTGGAAAAGGGGATCTTTTTTGGATCTTTTTTGGACAACCTTTGCCTTAATTTTTCGTTCAGCGCCAACCTTTTGGGTTGGGCTGCTTGCCATTTATGTCTTCTCCGTTACGCTTGGTTGGCTTCCTCATTCAGGGATTCGCTCACCGGGTTATGATGCAAAACATTCATTTGATTTGTTTTTCTCTGTTGATTTTTTGAGGCATCTTCTGTTACCAACTATTGTGACGGGTTTATTTTATTTAGCGACCCCGCTATTACTGATGAGGAATACGATGATTGATGTGTTGGGCGAAGATTACATTGAAATGGCGCGAGCAAAAGGATTACGAGAGAGAAGAATTTTATTTCATCATGCGATGCGCAATGCGCTTTTACCCGTTGTGACAGCAGGCGCGTTATTTATAGGTTCAGCTCTTGGTGGACAAGTGATGATTGAGTACGTGTTTAGTTGGCCAGGGTTAGGTCAAGAAATGATTTTAGCTGCCCAGCGTCATGATTATCCACTTGCTCAAACTGCTTTTTTATTAATGGCGGGCCTGATTATGATGATGAATGTGTTTGCTGATATTATTTATGCGTTTCTCGATCCGCGTATTACATATAAGTGA
- a CDS encoding ABC transporter substrate-binding protein, with amino-acid sequence MFRKERYLLLLVLIFALVGCSSEKGEKVADDELGELAPSFTVLTATPEENYITYEAMKMISEEWKKLGVDVTVQPMDFHAKVDRLWAPDERDYDAFTIGYSGRVERLDPDMFTYTIFHSSLAGPGGSNTTGLVNEEYDKYSKDQRHEMDPEKRRDLVFKAQEILADEVPVVSLYSNTLVHAYNHERFNELPAMAGEGVFNEWMPTEAEPLTDDKWLKIGGIQDLDTLNPIAAKSVFDWRQLRQIYDKLVRLNPQIEPVPSAAANWEVVNDKTIDVFLRPNMTFHDGKPVTVEDVKFSYEFMDKWNDGYLQAFLEPIESIELLGGETIRFHLTEAYAPFITATLTQIPILPKHIWEKVEGNPLDFANLEPIGSGPFVFEYWRRGEELKVSRNPDYYNNINVDGYIYRVYGQPEAVLSALRTGEIDTHADRLISAHIQQAENIEHISTIEVADIGFEYLGLNLRRAPFDNEAFRQALALTIDYDTILDVYLEGYGTKGGPGLVIQPANEFWHNPAAHQPIFDPKKARDILREAGYNWDSEGKLRLPVN; translated from the coding sequence TTGTTTAGGAAAGAAAGATATTTGCTATTACTTGTACTTATCTTCGCTCTTGTTGGTTGCTCGTCTGAAAAAGGGGAAAAGGTAGCCGATGATGAGTTGGGTGAATTGGCGCCTTCATTTACTGTACTCACAGCTACGCCGGAGGAAAATTACATAACATACGAAGCGATGAAAATGATTTCAGAAGAGTGGAAGAAGCTCGGGGTGGATGTGACTGTTCAGCCGATGGATTTTCATGCGAAAGTTGATCGTTTGTGGGCGCCGGATGAACGAGATTATGATGCGTTTACGATTGGCTATTCTGGGCGAGTAGAAAGACTTGATCCTGATATGTTTACATATACTATTTTTCATTCCTCACTTGCAGGTCCTGGCGGAAGTAATACAACAGGACTTGTCAATGAAGAGTACGACAAGTATTCAAAGGATCAACGTCATGAAATGGATCCTGAAAAACGGCGGGATCTCGTTTTTAAAGCTCAAGAAATACTAGCGGATGAAGTTCCGGTCGTCAGCTTATACTCTAATACGCTCGTTCATGCGTATAACCATGAACGGTTTAATGAATTGCCTGCGATGGCCGGAGAAGGAGTATTCAACGAATGGATGCCGACTGAAGCGGAGCCGCTTACCGATGATAAATGGTTAAAGATCGGCGGAATTCAAGATTTGGATACACTGAATCCGATCGCGGCAAAAAGTGTTTTTGATTGGCGCCAGTTACGGCAAATTTACGATAAGCTTGTGCGGCTGAATCCACAAATAGAACCTGTCCCATCAGCTGCCGCCAATTGGGAAGTTGTTAATGACAAGACGATAGACGTTTTTCTGCGGCCGAATATGACATTCCATGATGGAAAGCCGGTAACAGTGGAGGATGTTAAATTCTCTTATGAATTCATGGATAAATGGAACGACGGTTATTTACAAGCCTTTTTGGAACCAATTGAGTCCATTGAATTACTTGGAGGAGAAACGATTCGATTCCATTTGACTGAGGCGTATGCTCCATTTATTACAGCGACATTAACGCAAATTCCAATTTTGCCTAAGCATATATGGGAAAAGGTTGAGGGGAATCCGTTGGATTTTGCTAACTTAGAGCCGATAGGCAGTGGGCCCTTTGTCTTTGAATACTGGAGACGAGGCGAGGAACTGAAGGTATCGCGAAACCCTGATTATTATAATAATATTAACGTGGATGGGTATATTTATCGTGTATATGGTCAGCCTGAAGCGGTCTTGTCCGCATTACGAACAGGAGAAATTGATACGCATGCTGATCGTCTAATTTCAGCCCACATTCAACAAGCGGAGAACATTGAACACATAAGTACGATTGAAGTAGCTGATATCGGGTTTGAATATTTAGGGCTAAACTTACGAAGAGCTCCATTTGACAATGAAGCGTTTCGTCAGGCGCTTGCTTTGACGATTGATTATGATACGATTTTAGATGTTTATTTGGAAGGGTATGGAACGAAAGGCGGGCCAGGATTAGTGATTCAGCCTGCGAATGAATTTTGGCACAATCCAGCAGCGCATCAACCTATTTTTGATCCTAAAAAAGCGCGCGACATCTTGCGTGAAGCTGGGTACAATTGGGATTCAGAAGGTAAATTGAGATTACCTGTAAACTAA
- a CDS encoding LysM peptidoglycan-binding domain-containing protein — protein sequence MINHVVQPGENLWSIAARYGVSVQQIMRVNGITDPNRIYVGTVIQIPVGSSYSPSGPTQPSPTPPPTPGPGRNLERRVNSLEREVNQLGRRVERLEDRVRRIEGR from the coding sequence TTGATTAATCATGTTGTCCAACCAGGTGAAAATTTATGGTCGATCGCAGCGCGTTATGGGGTAAGTGTTCAGCAAATTATGCGAGTGAATGGGATTACGGATCCGAATCGTATTTATGTAGGGACGGTTATTCAAATTCCTGTCGGGTCTTCCTACTCACCGTCGGGACCAACACAACCGTCACCTACACCGCCGCCAACACCAGGGCCTGGGCGAAATTTAGAACGACGTGTAAATTCATTAGAACGTGAGGTTAATCAGTTGGGGCGGCGTGTGGAAAGGTTGGAGGATCGGGTTCGGCGGATAGAAGGAAGGTAA
- a CDS encoding GntR family transcriptional regulator has translation MNEDFNPDQPIYLQLAERISYRITRKELGLGAKLPSVREMAIQASVNPNTVQRAYSELERKGIVETKRGQGTFVTKDDFVLTKLRETLKQEQIVNFVNDMRNMGYSDEEMINGLEHYFQKGGINK, from the coding sequence ATGAATGAGGATTTCAATCCAGATCAACCGATCTACCTGCAGTTGGCCGAACGAATTAGTTATCGGATCACACGCAAAGAACTTGGTCTCGGGGCCAAACTTCCTTCTGTGCGTGAGATGGCGATTCAAGCAAGCGTGAACCCAAATACGGTCCAAAGGGCGTACAGTGAATTGGAAAGGAAGGGCATCGTGGAAACGAAAAGAGGGCAAGGCACTTTTGTAACCAAGGATGATTTCGTCTTAACCAAGTTAAGAGAAACATTAAAGCAGGAGCAAATTGTAAATTTCGTCAACGATATGCGAAACATGGGCTATAGCGATGAAGAAATGATCAATGGATTGGAACATTATTTCCAAAAGGGGGGAATTAACAAGTGA
- a CDS encoding ABC transporter ATP-binding protein — translation MIEFKQVSKRYGSKKALKDISFTLPAGKIIGVIGENGSGKSTTLKLIAGLAKPTSGTITIDGQPVTRRSCRYVSYLSDSDQFYPFFTIGDMIDFYQSQFADFQVEKANEILTFMKLDRTQKINSLSKGNRGRLKITLSLARDVPIILMDEPLAGLDPMVRDSIIRGLISYIDIEKQTVLITTHEVEEVEPILDTMMAIRDGELLCIQDVEELREQEKTGILEWMKRVYQ, via the coding sequence GTGATTGAATTTAAGCAAGTATCAAAACGATATGGATCGAAAAAGGCCCTAAAGGATATTTCATTTACTTTGCCAGCTGGTAAAATCATAGGTGTGATTGGCGAAAATGGAAGCGGCAAATCAACCACATTGAAACTAATCGCAGGATTAGCTAAACCGACATCAGGAACTATTACAATCGACGGTCAGCCGGTTACCCGCAGAAGCTGCCGATACGTTTCCTATCTTTCAGATTCGGATCAATTTTATCCCTTTTTCACCATAGGCGATATGATTGACTTTTATCAGTCTCAATTCGCTGACTTTCAAGTAGAGAAGGCGAACGAAATCCTGACATTCATGAAATTAGATCGAACTCAAAAGATAAATAGCCTGTCAAAGGGGAATCGCGGTCGCTTAAAGATTACGTTAAGTCTTGCCCGCGATGTTCCAATTATCTTAATGGATGAACCGCTGGCTGGACTGGATCCAATGGTTCGAGATTCAATTATTCGCGGACTCATTTCCTACATTGATATTGAAAAGCAAACAGTTTTGATAACAACGCATGAGGTGGAAGAAGTAGAACCGATTCTTGATACGATGATGGCGATAAGAGACGGTGAACTTCTCTGTATTCAAGATGTGGAAGAATTGCGAGAGCAAGAAAAAACGGGAATCCTTGAGTGGATGAAACGAGTATATCAATAA
- a CDS encoding NAD(P)/FAD-dependent oxidoreductase has translation MDFLELGREFLNQSIEVVIIGGGPAGISAAIWCKRLGIDHLLLESETATGGQLHNIQNEIIDYPGMITNNGQQLQEKFHQHLLQLNCRFRLGTSVLSIDAANRCLTVKEGKRDPEVIHFQYLIFATGAKPRRLRIPGETEMMQRGEIYSASKDGALFAHKRVAIIGGGDRAFEGALILAENGAEVSLIHRSDRFRARREYIQQVTKRDSIQLYPHCKIERIDGKSRVTGVTIVDANGKVNQLVVDGVFIRVGVEPNSGLLKGKVEMDQNQYILHNPKYQTSEPHIFAIGDVCTPADYTSISLAAGQGMIASKSISILLS, from the coding sequence ATGGATTTTTTAGAATTGGGGCGAGAATTTTTGAATCAATCGATTGAGGTTGTCATTATTGGCGGAGGTCCAGCGGGGATATCGGCGGCAATCTGGTGTAAGCGGTTAGGGATCGATCATTTGCTACTGGAATCTGAGACGGCCACAGGAGGACAGCTCCACAATATTCAAAATGAAATTATAGACTATCCGGGAATGATCACGAACAATGGGCAACAATTACAGGAAAAGTTTCACCAGCATCTTCTTCAATTGAATTGCCGTTTTCGTCTCGGAACTTCTGTGTTATCCATAGACGCAGCGAATCGATGTCTTACTGTAAAAGAGGGGAAACGAGACCCTGAAGTTATCCATTTTCAATACTTGATTTTTGCGACGGGGGCTAAACCTCGCAGATTGCGCATCCCAGGGGAAACGGAAATGATGCAGCGTGGCGAGATTTATTCAGCCTCAAAAGACGGCGCCTTATTTGCGCATAAACGAGTGGCGATTATCGGAGGCGGGGATCGAGCCTTTGAAGGGGCCTTGATCTTGGCTGAAAACGGAGCGGAAGTGAGTCTGATTCACCGTTCGGATCGTTTTCGAGCTCGTAGAGAATACATCCAGCAAGTTACAAAGCGAGATAGCATTCAACTATATCCCCATTGTAAAATAGAACGAATTGACGGGAAAAGTCGCGTAACAGGTGTTACGATAGTAGATGCCAACGGAAAAGTGAATCAGCTTGTTGTAGACGGTGTATTCATTCGAGTTGGCGTGGAACCGAACAGTGGCTTATTAAAAGGAAAAGTGGAGATGGATCAGAATCAATATATTCTTCATAATCCCAAGTATCAAACGAGTGAACCGCATATTTTTGCAATTGGGGATGTATGTACACCAGCGGATTACACAAGTATATCTTTGGCGGCTGGCCAAGGAATGATTGCTTCCAAGTCGATTTCCATCTTGCTTTCATAA
- the serS gene encoding serine--tRNA ligase, whose protein sequence is MLEIKRLRSDLEGIKQTLKNRGGDFKELDQFSTLDEQRRALLVQSETLKNKRNTVSEEIAKKKQQKEDADDLIKEMKTVGDQIRQFDDQLREIEEQLDQILMGIPNVPHESVPIGQSEDDNVEVRSWGEKKSFSFEPKAHWDLASDLGILDFEAAAKVTGSRFVFYRGLGARLERALTQFMLDLHVDKHGYEELQPPYIVNKASLTGTGQLPKFEEDVFKLEGTEYYLIPTSEVPVTNYYSGDILAGEQLPIKFTAYSACFRSEAGSAGRDTRGLIRQHQFNKVELVKFVNPDDSYEELEKLTADAEHVLQLLGLPYRVVNLCTGDIGFSSAKTYDIEVWLPSYDTYREISSCSNFEDFQARRANIRFRREKKGRPEFAHTLNGSGLAVGRTVAAILENYQQEDGSVIIPEVLRPYMGGRERISK, encoded by the coding sequence TTGTTAGAAATTAAACGTTTACGCAGTGATTTGGAGGGTATTAAACAAACGCTTAAAAACCGCGGCGGGGATTTTAAAGAATTGGACCAATTCTCCACGCTAGATGAGCAAAGAAGAGCCTTACTTGTGCAAAGTGAAACGTTGAAGAATAAGCGAAATACGGTTTCAGAGGAAATTGCAAAGAAGAAGCAGCAAAAAGAGGATGCTGACGATCTCATTAAGGAAATGAAGACAGTCGGTGATCAAATTAGACAGTTTGATGATCAACTTCGTGAAATTGAGGAGCAATTGGACCAAATTTTGATGGGAATTCCGAATGTTCCCCATGAAAGTGTTCCGATCGGTCAATCGGAGGATGATAATGTTGAAGTTCGGAGCTGGGGGGAAAAGAAATCTTTTTCTTTTGAACCGAAAGCGCATTGGGATCTTGCCTCTGATTTAGGAATTTTGGACTTTGAAGCCGCTGCTAAAGTGACGGGAAGCCGTTTTGTATTTTACCGCGGCCTAGGCGCTCGCCTCGAACGGGCGTTAACACAGTTTATGTTAGATTTACATGTGGATAAACACGGCTATGAGGAACTTCAACCGCCATACATTGTAAATAAGGCTAGCTTAACAGGTACGGGGCAGCTACCAAAGTTTGAAGAAGATGTTTTTAAATTGGAGGGAACAGAGTACTACTTGATTCCGACTTCGGAAGTGCCTGTGACTAATTACTATAGTGGTGACATTTTAGCTGGAGAGCAATTACCGATTAAGTTTACAGCTTATAGCGCTTGCTTTCGTTCTGAGGCGGGTTCTGCGGGAAGAGATACGCGCGGCTTGATTCGTCAGCATCAATTTAATAAGGTAGAGCTTGTCAAGTTTGTTAATCCAGATGATTCCTATGAAGAATTAGAAAAGTTGACTGCTGATGCGGAACATGTGCTGCAATTGTTAGGTTTGCCTTATCGTGTGGTAAACTTATGTACAGGGGATATCGGGTTTTCTTCCGCTAAAACGTATGATATTGAAGTATGGTTGCCGAGCTATGATACGTATCGCGAAATTTCCTCGTGCAGTAATTTTGAAGATTTTCAAGCGAGAAGAGCGAATATTCGTTTCCGTCGAGAAAAGAAAGGAAGACCTGAGTTTGCGCACACCTTGAATGGTTCCGGTTTAGCTGTGGGCAGAACGGTCGCCGCAATTTTAGAAAATTATCAACAAGAGGATGGAAGTGTAATTATTCCTGAAGTGTTGCGTCCTTACATGGGCGGTAGAGAGCGGATTAGTAAATAA
- the pdxS gene encoding pyridoxal 5'-phosphate synthase lyase subunit PdxS, with translation MIETGTSREKSGVIEIQKRGVIMDVVNAEQAKVAEASGAIAVMALERVPADIRAAGGVARMADPTIVEEVTKAVSIPVMAKARIGHYVEAKVLETLGVDYIDESEVLTPADEVYHINKKDFKVPFVCGARDLGEALRRINEGAAMIRTKGEPGTGNIVEAVRHQRTMQSQIRRVQSMSYDELANEAKNIAAPYELLEFVHKNGRLPVVNFAAGGVATPADAALMMYLGSDGVFVGSGIFKSDNPEKFAKAIVQATANFEDYALIAELSKNLGNAMTGIEISTLLENERMSERGW, from the coding sequence ATGATAGAAACAGGTACTTCAAGAGAAAAGAGCGGAGTAATTGAGATACAAAAACGCGGCGTGATTATGGACGTTGTAAATGCCGAACAAGCTAAAGTGGCTGAGGCTTCTGGCGCGATCGCTGTGATGGCTTTAGAACGGGTTCCAGCTGATATTCGAGCTGCGGGCGGCGTAGCGCGGATGGCGGATCCTACAATCGTTGAAGAGGTTACGAAGGCTGTTTCAATCCCAGTTATGGCGAAAGCTCGAATTGGCCATTATGTTGAAGCGAAAGTATTGGAAACGTTAGGCGTTGATTACATTGATGAAAGTGAAGTATTAACGCCGGCTGATGAGGTTTATCATATTAACAAAAAAGACTTTAAAGTTCCATTCGTATGCGGGGCTCGTGATCTTGGCGAAGCGCTTCGTCGCATTAACGAAGGAGCGGCAATGATTCGCACCAAAGGGGAACCAGGCACTGGGAATATCGTAGAAGCGGTTCGACACCAAAGAACGATGCAAAGTCAAATTCGCAGAGTACAAAGTATGTCTTATGATGAGTTGGCGAATGAAGCGAAGAACATTGCGGCTCCATATGAACTGCTTGAATTTGTTCATAAAAACGGCAGACTGCCTGTCGTAAACTTTGCTGCGGGAGGCGTTGCTACACCTGCAGATGCGGCATTGATGATGTATTTAGGTTCGGACGGTGTATTTGTTGGGTCCGGTATTTTTAAATCGGATAATCCAGAGAAATTTGCGAAGGCTATTGTTCAAGCGACAGCTAATTTTGAGGATTATGCTTTAATCGCGGAACTATCAAAGAACTTAGGAAACGCAATGACAGGAATTGAAATCTCCACTTTGCTTGAAAATGAGCGAATGTCAGAACGCGGTTGGTAG
- a CDS encoding D-alanyl-D-alanine carboxypeptidase family protein → MNGSRKWIASVLSFTLLFLFTIIPGNRTEAAPSGINLEVRSAIMIEATTGRILYKMNEDVALPPASMTKMMTELLVMEYIEEGKISWDDPVQTSEYGHYMGKYGGSRVFLAMGEVRTVRELYEAMAIYSANDATVMLAEHIAGTEENFVKMMNQKAVEIGMEHSHFLTSSGYPASELGEYRPNIEGDHVMSAKDSAILAREIINKYPEALEISKIPKKVFREGEANSLMMPNWNWMLPGLVYHFDGVDGLKTGHTNEAKYCFTGTGVRNGMRVITVVMGAESEAKRFGETRKLMTYGFNNYSLETLTPKGQPIEGAEEATVKKGKRLNVAVAPEKDVVFPLHTNEKDQYEVAVQLEEVIAPIEKGQPIGKVTVQYTGEDDPVEYISSEDEGAAVNLVAEADVDKASWIRLFFRAIKNFIGGIFGGIVDKITGLF, encoded by the coding sequence TTGAACGGAAGCAGAAAATGGATTGCATCAGTATTAAGTTTCACATTACTTTTTCTCTTTACGATCATTCCGGGGAATCGAACGGAAGCCGCGCCGTCGGGAATTAATCTGGAAGTAAGGTCGGCGATTATGATCGAAGCTACTACAGGGCGTATCTTGTATAAAATGAATGAGGATGTTGCTTTACCGCCTGCCAGCATGACCAAGATGATGACGGAGTTATTGGTTATGGAATATATTGAAGAGGGCAAAATTAGTTGGGATGATCCGGTACAAACGAGCGAATATGGTCATTATATGGGGAAATACGGAGGATCGCGCGTATTTTTGGCGATGGGCGAAGTACGCACTGTACGTGAGCTTTATGAAGCGATGGCTATATACTCCGCAAATGACGCAACAGTGATGTTAGCGGAACATATTGCGGGCACGGAAGAGAATTTTGTAAAAATGATGAATCAAAAAGCGGTAGAAATCGGTATGGAACACTCCCACTTCCTGACGAGCAGTGGTTATCCCGCCTCCGAATTGGGTGAATATCGCCCAAATATTGAAGGTGATCACGTCATGTCCGCAAAGGACTCCGCTATTTTAGCGCGCGAGATAATTAATAAATATCCCGAAGCATTGGAAATATCCAAAATTCCAAAGAAGGTTTTCCGTGAGGGAGAAGCTAATTCGTTGATGATGCCGAACTGGAACTGGATGTTACCGGGCCTTGTTTATCACTTTGATGGGGTCGACGGGTTAAAAACTGGACATACGAATGAGGCAAAGTATTGCTTTACGGGTACCGGCGTTCGTAATGGAATGAGGGTCATTACGGTTGTAATGGGCGCGGAAAGTGAAGCGAAGCGATTTGGTGAAACGAGAAAGTTAATGACTTATGGATTTAATAATTACAGCTTGGAAACGCTAACGCCAAAAGGTCAACCGATTGAAGGAGCAGAGGAAGCGACTGTCAAGAAGGGGAAGCGTTTAAACGTAGCTGTTGCCCCCGAGAAAGATGTTGTTTTCCCTCTTCACACGAATGAAAAGGACCAATATGAGGTAGCTGTACAATTAGAAGAAGTAATAGCTCCCATTGAGAAGGGACAACCTATTGGAAAGGTAACCGTTCAATATACGGGAGAAGATGATCCCGTAGAGTATATTTCTTCGGAAGATGAGGGCGCAGCGGTTAACCTTGTAGCTGAAGCAGATGTCGATAAAGCAAGCTGGATTCGGTTGTTTTTCCGAGCAATTAAGAACTTTATCGGTGGTATCTTTGGCGGCATCGTTGATAAGATTACAGGTTTGTTCTAG